Genomic DNA from Hymenobacter jejuensis:
CGTCGTGTCCCAGGAAGATGCCAGCAGCGTTGCCACCGGAAAAGCTGTGGCGTAATAGGTTTTGGTGCTGTCGCCGCCCCGAATGGGATCGATGCGCACGCCCGCGGGCCCGTCGGATAAGGTCAGCGACGGAATGCCCAGCCGCGCAATGGCGTGCGTGCGGCCTGCCGCGCCGGGTATTTTTTCGGGTACTTTCCGGTCCTCGGGGTCGGAAGGCGGCAGAATGCCCTCCGGGAAGCCCGCAGGGTAAAAACCCATCCCGACCACCAGTTTTACCTTCTCTTCGGGCGTGAGAGCCGCGATTACTTCCTTGAGGGGGGCTTTGCCTAATTGAGGCGCGGTCTGGGCTTGTGCTGAGGCCAAAAAACTGCTGCACAACAGGCTACACGTGGCAAAGGTGCGGAAACGGGAGGCGTTTGAAGCGGCAAGCAAAAGGGAAATTTTTATTTTCATGAACAGTGGAATGTTAGTGACTCAGAGGGCGCTTGGGTAGCTAGGCCTTACCAATCCAACCCTGAGGAGAAGCAGCGTTTGCAACCAGATGCTGCTTCTCCCCAGGGTTGGATTTCAGGTTATTTTAGCCGTTCTGTAACCCGTTAATAACCAGGGTTTTGTGTGAGATTAGGATTGACGTTGAGTTCGGTTTGCGGGATGGGCAGGAGGTTGTTGAACTCCTGTACGCCGGTCTTGCCTTTGGCCTTCATTGTCGAAACCAGCGTGCCCGTGCGCTTTAGGTCGTACCAGCGGTCCATCTCGAAGGCGAGCTCGTAGCGGCGCTCCCGCAACACGGCATCTTTGAAGCTTGCCGCAGAAGTTATCGCTAAGTCCTTGGCCGAGGGCGTATTGATGGGCAGGCCGAAAGCCCGCCGACGTACTTTGTTGATGGCTTCGAGGCCTTCCGCAGTTGGTCCCACGGCCTCCGCCAAGATCAGGTACATCTCGGCCAAGCGGAGCACCGGCACGTTCAAGGGCGAATCCCAGTTGTTGACGTTCACGGTGCCCACAAAGAACTTGCGCACGTTGAAGCCAAAGGGGTCGCCGGGCAAGCTCGCCGGCTGAATCTGGCCGGCCGGGTATACATCGCCGGGCACCCACACGGTAGCTCGCTTGCGCAGGTCGCCGGGCTCGTAGCCATCCACAAACTCTTTCTCTGGTACATTGAAGCCGTATCCGCCGGAAGATACCACGTAAGGGCTGCCAAAGAAGCGGGCGCCCCAAAACTCGTTTATGGTTGCGCCAGGGCCATCCTGCGAATAGTTGCTCAGGCCGTTTTTGAACTGAACTTCAAAGAGCGACTCCTGCCCATTCTCGTTCTCTACCTTGAAGTTGTCGGCATAATTTGCCCACATGGTCTTACCCGAACCGCTGATTACGGCGCGGGCCTGCGTGGCCGCATTCGCCATATTGCCTTGCGTGAGGTACACCTTGGCCAGCAAGGCCGTTGCCGACCACTTGGTAGCCCGGCCCACGTCGTCGCCGGTGTAAGAGGCCGGCAACTTCGTGATGGCATCCTGAAGGTCGGTTATGATTTGCGTGTACACTTGGGCGGCCGGCGTACGCGTGATGTTAGAAACTTCGGCAGCCGTTTGGGCGGGCGTCAGCACCAAGGGCACGTCGCCGAAGCCGCGCACCAGGTAGAAGTAATACAGAGCCCGCAGAAAGGCCGCCTCACCCAGACACCGCGTTTTGAGGGTAGCCGACATTTCGATAGCTGGCACGCGCGCCAGCACTTGGTTGGCCTGGCCAACGCCCAGATAGGCGCGCTGCCAGTGGGTGCTGGTGAGGGGATTGGTCGTCGGAATAGAGTAATTATCAAGCTGTTGGAACTCGATGCCGTCGGAAGCTCCGCCACCGCCCGTGTTGGAGTTGTCGGACATGATGTCGCCGATGCCCCACAGCGAGTAGTTAAACATACCGTACTGGCTCAGCTGCGAGTAAGCGGCTGTAGTCGCCTGAATGGCATCGGTTTCGGTCTTGTAAAACGTTTCGGTCGTTACGGCGTTTCGCGGCTGCAGGCTGAGGTAATCTTTCCCGCATCCCGCGAGTAGCCCGAGGGTCAGCACCGAGGCTGCAAGCGTTTTATTCTTTATAAACATCGTAGTAGTTTTTACAGGGGTGGGCGTCGCGCCGCTGGCTACGTGGCCTAGGCGCATCGCTTGGATTGATTAAAAGCCAATGTTGACACCTGCCAAGAAGACGCGCGACTGCGGGTAAATGCCACGGTCGACGCCAAGGCTGCCGCCTTGGTTACCCAGCTCCGGATCGAAGCCTTTGTATTTGGTAATCGTCAGCAAATTCTGGCTGGTGACATACACCCGAATGCGCTGCGCATGAACTCGGCCTAGCAGCGTGGTGGGCAACGTGTAGCCGAGGGTGAGCAACTTGATGCGCATGTAAGAGCCGTTTTCCACGTAGTGGCTCGAAACGCGCAGGTTGTTGTTGGGGTCGCCGGCTACGGCACGCGGTACGTAGTTGCTGGTGCCGGGGCCCGTCCAGCGATCCAGCGCGATGGTGCTGGCGTTGGAGGCACCGAACAAGCCGCCTTCCGTGTAGTAGCGGTTCAGGTTGTAAACGTCGTTGCCCTGCGAACCCTGTAAGAATATATTTAAATCTAAGCCTCTGAAGCTTAGAGTGTTATTGAGGCCATACGTGAAGTCCGGGTTCGGATTGCCGATGTAGGCCTGGTCCTGGGAATTGATGACGCCGTCGCCGTTTATGTCTTTGTATTTGATGTCGCCGGGGGCAGTGCCGGACTGCTGGTAGAAGCCCGTAGAAGAGCCAGCGTTCAACGCCGTCAGCTCTTCGGTCGTCTGGATGATGCCATCGGCCACGTAGCCGTAGAACGAGCCAAATGGGATACCCGCCGCGTAGCGCACCAAGTAGTTGTTGGCCCGAATGCCTTGCCCGAAGTAGGGCCGGCCAGCTCCCAGCGACGTTACCTTGTTGCGGTAGAGCGAAAAGTTCAACGTAGTCGTCCAGTTGAGGCCGTTGTCGCTCACCAGGTTGTTGGTGGTAATGGCCAGGTCAATACCGCGGTTGCTCGAGGACGCCGCGTTGGTATTGATGCTCTCGCTGGTACCCGATACGTAAGACACCGGCACGGCGGCAATCA
This window encodes:
- a CDS encoding RagB/SusD family nutrient uptake outer membrane protein, with amino-acid sequence MRLGHVASGATPTPVKTTTMFIKNKTLAASVLTLGLLAGCGKDYLSLQPRNAVTTETFYKTETDAIQATTAAYSQLSQYGMFNYSLWGIGDIMSDNSNTGGGGASDGIEFQQLDNYSIPTTNPLTSTHWQRAYLGVGQANQVLARVPAIEMSATLKTRCLGEAAFLRALYYFYLVRGFGDVPLVLTPAQTAAEVSNITRTPAAQVYTQIITDLQDAITKLPASYTGDDVGRATKWSATALLAKVYLTQGNMANAATQARAVISGSGKTMWANYADNFKVENENGQESLFEVQFKNGLSNYSQDGPGATINEFWGARFFGSPYVVSSGGYGFNVPEKEFVDGYEPGDLRKRATVWVPGDVYPAGQIQPASLPGDPFGFNVRKFFVGTVNVNNWDSPLNVPVLRLAEMYLILAEAVGPTAEGLEAINKVRRRAFGLPINTPSAKDLAITSAASFKDAVLRERRYELAFEMDRWYDLKRTGTLVSTMKAKGKTGVQEFNNLLPIPQTELNVNPNLTQNPGY